DNA from Aliarcobacter skirrowii CCUG 10374:
ATGCTTCTTCCATTATATTTAAAATATGCACTCTACCCTCTTTTGCTTGTAAAAGTGCCTCTTTTAATACGCTTAACTCTATTCCCCCAAGTTTTATATCCATCTGTAAAGCTGTAATACCATTAACTGTTCCAGCAACTTTAAAATCCATATCACCATCATGATCTTCAAGTCCCATAATATCTGTTAGAATAGAGTATTTATCACCTTCAACAACCATTCCCATTGCAACACCAGCAACTAAGTTTGAAATAGGAACTTTTGCTGCTTTTAATGCTATTGAACCACCACAAACAGTTGCCATTGAAGATGAACCATTTGATTCTAAAATTTCAGAAACCAATCTTACTGTATCTTTAAAGTTTGGATTAATAGTTGCCTCTAAAGCTTTTTTAGCTAAATTACCATGCCCTAGCTCTCTTCTTCCAACACCAAAAATAGGTTTTGCTTCACCAACACTAAAACCTGGAAAGTTATAATGTACCATAAAATTTTCCATAGATGTAGATCTATCTGCTAAAACTTCATACATTTGACCATCTTTTGCTCCAGCAAGAGTTCCAATAACAAGTGCTTGTGTCTCTCCTCTTGTAAATAGGCAAGATGAGTGAGCTGAAGGAAGAATATTAGTCTCAATAGATATTGGTCTTACATCTTTAAGTCCTCTTCCATCTGCTCTTACTTTTTCATTTACAATCATCTGTCTAACTATTTCTCTTTTTACAATATTAACAGCTTCATAAATTGTTGAAAACTCTAATTCATTTTTAAGGCAATAATCATTTTTTGATATCTCTTTTGCAAGCTCTTTTAATTCAACAGCTCTTTCACTTTTTGCTAGTTTTTTTATAGCCATTTTTATATCATTTGAGAAATTATCTCTTACATAATCAATTATCTCTTTAGCTATTGAAAATTCAATAAGTTCAACATTTGCTTTTTGTTTACAAGCTTTTTCGAAATTTGTCTCATATGAAATATTTGCTTTTTTTAGTGCTTCTTGTGCAAAAGCTATAGCATCAACTAAAACAGACTCTTCCATCTCATTTGTAAGATGTTTTGAATCATTTAAAGAAGATATTGTTTTCATCTCAATCATCAACAACTCTTCTTTTGAACCAGCTATAAATAGATCTAAAGTCGATTTTTCTAAATCTTCTTTAGTTGGATTAATTATTAAATTTTCATCTATTTTTCCAACTCTAACTCCACAAACAGACTTTTTAATAGGTAAATTTGAAGTATAAAGTGCTGCATTAGCTGCATTTAAAGAGATTGCTTGTAAATCAACATCTTTATCAGAACTTAAAACCATAACTGTAATTGTTGTTGGATAAACAAAACCTTTAGGAAAAAGTGGTCTTAAACTTCTATCTATAACTCTTGAAGTTAATGTTTCAAAATCACTTGGTTTTCCTTCTCTTTTGATAAATCCTCCAGGCAGTTTTGCTGCAGCATAAGTTTTTTCAATATATTGAACAGTTAATGGAGTAAAATCTTCACTAACAGGATTATCAAATTCAGATGCAACAGTTGCTAAAACCACACAATTTCCTACTTTAACAAGAGCAGAACCATTTGCTTGTTTTGCTACTTTTTCAAACTCAAAAATCTCTTTTTGTCTATTTAATTCCAATTCGCATACTATTGCCATATTTATTTATCCTTCATTTTTAATTTTTTCAATATCTTCTATAGTTAAACTATTTAAATTTTCATAATAAAAGTTACCCTCTATATAGTGATCTAAATTTTTTACATAATATAGATCATCTGTAATTGCATCAATTGCTTTTATACTAGTGGTTGATAGAATAGGAGTTGCTACACTAATAGACTTAACTTTTTGATTTATAATAGTTTTTATGCAAGCCATCATAACCAAACCAACATTTACATCTTCATCAACTATTAAAACATTCTTACCGTGTAATTTTTGTAATCTCTCACCTGCTCTAAATTTAAAGATATTTGGTCTTATTTTATTTTCAAAAATCTCTTTTGAGTACAAATATATTAAATCTAGATTTATATCAAATGATTTTACAAGCTCTTCATGTATTAAAACCTCTTCTAACTCTGTTACAACAGCTATTTCACACTCATCATTATTTGGAGCATAAATTTTTTCATTAAACATTATTTCATATTTTGCATTTAATGCTTCTGCAACAATTTTAGCAATTTCATAACCACCATAAGAACTAGATATTACAATCCACTCTTCAAGTCTCATTGAATCAAGTGGAAGAACTTCAAGAAGTTGCTTTGCAGCCTCTTTTCTATCTTTGAAAAATATTTTATCTTTGCTCACTATCATATACCTTATAATTTTGACTAATTCCACCAATTGGTTTTAAAACTAAAGTAGCATAAACTATATCCTGTTCTCTACTTCTATAACTACTACTTGAAGTTGGAATTATCTCTCTTTCATACCTTAAATCTAAGCTCCAACAGCTCTCATTTATAGAAAAACCAACTCCTTGTCTATTTCTAATCTTCTCTTGCAAATCATAATTTTCATAATATCTCATTGAATAATATTTATTAAAATTATATTTTGCATCAAGCCTAAAAGATTCTAAGTCATCTCTACTAAAAAACTCATTATTAGTTTTTACAGAGCTATAATAACCACTTGTTACACTAAAGTTTTCAAAATCAAAAGTACCATCAAGACTAGTTTCAACTATCTTTTTATCTTCAGCATTATATACAACTTTACCAGAAAAAGTTGTATTTTTAAAATTAATTCTTAAATAATTCTCCAAATCTTGAAGTTTAGCATTATCACTTTTATCATAATAAATACTTTGACTCAACTGGTGATTAATAATCTGCTTATGACTATTTTTGGCATAAATAGATTGATTTAATCTTAAAATAGCTCTTTTTTTATTTTGAATAGTTGGAAATGTTTTTAGCTCTTCAAACTTTGCTAAATCATTCTCCTCTTTTACTGTTACATTGTATAAATCTCCATCTTTATGAAGATTATCTGGTATTTCATAATTAAAGCTTAAATTCATACTATGAATATAGTTTTTATAAGGCTTTATCAAATCTGTACCAACTTTAAAAGTAGTTAAATTTTGTATTAAAGTACCATCTTCATAGTTAATATTTGAATTGTTGTATCTGTAACTAGTAAATAGTGTTTTATTATCAACTCCTATATAGATATAATCATTTAAAATATTTCTAGTATATCCAATAGGTATATTTAAATTATAAACTTGTGATTCAAGACCTTTTTGTCTAGTAAAGTTTTGATATTTTAAATCTGCTGAATATATTAAATTATTTGTAAATAAAGCTTTATTATATGAGTGTAGCTGAACTTGAGGAAGCTCTTGCATAGTCGCATCATTGCTATTTGCTTGAGTATCTATATAATATTTTAAATAAGTACCAGCATAATAGTTTGGAGTATTAAAATAGTAATTTAATTTAGATTCTACATTTCGATCTGTTGAAACACTTCCACTAATTTTTTCAAGTTCAATATGTTCAATATCATTTAAATAGTTCAAAGATGCGTATGTTCCATCTTGATAAACACTATTTTCATCTGTTAAAATATATTTTTGCTCATAATCTAAATTTGCTCCATAATGTTGATTACTTTGAAGTTCTCTATCCTTTACATAAGAGTCACTCTCTTTAAAGTAACCCATTTTAATTCTAAGCATACTATTTAAAGTGTTTGCATATCTATAAGTACCATAAACTCCATATCCTCTTTGAGTTCTTACTTGAGGAGATAGTTCAAAATCATAATTACTTGCGGGTGCTATAAATATTGGCTGAGAGTATAAAAGTCCTTCTTTCTTAGCATAACCAATAGTTGGAAACAAAAGTCCTGTTCTTCTTGTTGTATCTGTTGGAAAACCAAAATATGGTAGATAAAACACAGGAACATCTTTTATGTATAATCTTGTATTAAAGGTATTTATCCACATCTCTTTTGTGTCATAATTACTACTAGTTGCTTTAATACTCCAAGCTGGATCAAAACAGTCGCAAGATGAAATTATTGAATCAATAAGCTCTAATTTCTCTTTCTCTTTTGTTAACTCTTTCGCATTTACCCAAATATTTGTACTCTCATCTAATAAAAATATAGGTTCTTGTAAAGCTGTATCATTTTTCATATCCAAATAAGCATAATTACTTTGTGTTTGAATTTTGTTATCTTTTATTATTAAAACATTTCCAAAGAGTTCTAAACTCTCTTTATCTCTATCGTATATTAATTTATCGGCACTAATATAATAAGATGGTGAATATGCTATAACACTATTAGATGCTATTATAGTATTATCTTTTGCCTCTATATTTTTTGCAACCAATTGAAGTTTCTCTTTTTTTTCATTTCCATAGGAAAAATTAAAGAGTAAAAATATAATCAAAAATAAATTTTTAAGCATCTACAACCAGCGTTTTACCTGTAAAATCGTGAAAAGTTTTTCTTCCATCATTAAAAAAAGCTATTGCAAAACCTATATAGTAGAATAGTTCAGATATTACTCTTCCAACTGATCTTAAAAAAGATTGAAAAAATGTAACTCTTCCCCAATGATTAGCATCAATCACTCTAACTTTTGCTAATCTTTTACCTAAAGTTTGACCATAATACCAAATAAAAAAAGTATGATATATAATCTTTAATACCAATAAAGGTAATACAAGAGTTGATAAAAGTGATATTAATGCTTCTGTATTATTACCAGCAGCAACAATACTATCCCAATAAACTAAACTTATAAGTAGCGTAACTATTAAATCATCAATTACAAAAGCAAAAGCTCTAGAACGCATAGAAGCTAACTGTAAATTCTCACTATTTTGCATTTTAAATCTCTATTTTAAAGCTTGATATGCAATATCTGATCTAAACTTTTTACCATCAAAAGATATTTCCGAACTAAGTAAATAAGCTCTATCTCTAGCCTCTTTAATACTATCTCCAATTGCAACACAAACAGCAACTCTTCCTCCTGTTGCTATAAGATTTCCATCTTTTTTTTCAACACCAGCAAAAGAGATATGACTATTTTCTAAAAGCTCTTTATCAACGATATTTGATAAAGATATAATTGAAGGGGCAGAAGAGCTATATGGATAGTTGGCACTTGCCATAACAACACCAACTGCAAACTTATTTTTAAACTTAATATCAAGCTTATCAAGCTGTTTTGTTGCTCCATAATAGAATAGTTCAGAAACTTTTGATTCTATCAAAGGCATTAAAATCTCACACTCAGGATCACCAAATCTAACATTGTATTCTAAAACTATTGGTTCACCTTTTACAACCATGATACCAATAAATAAAACACCTTCAAATGGTGCATTCTCTTCTTGCATCCCTTTTAATGTTGGCTTAATTACTCTCTCTTCTATTTTTTTATAAATATCATCATTTACCAAAGGAGTTGGAGCATATGCACCCATTCCGCCTGTATTTGGTCCAGTATCCCCATCACCTACTCTTTTATGATCTTGAGCAGCTGGTAAAACTTTATAGTTTTCACCATCACAAATTGCAAAAACTGAAAGTTCATAACCATCTAAAAACTCTTCAACAATAACAGTCTCTCCTGCTTCGCCAAAACTACTACCATTTAACATATCATCAACTGTATTTTTAGCCTCTTCTTTGCTTTGTGCAATAATTACACCCTTACCTCCACAAAGACCATCTGCTTTTACAACTATTGGAAGATTTTTCATATTATCAATAAAATCATAAGCATCTTTTTTATTAGATGTTTCAATAAATGCTGCTGTTGGTATATTATACTTTTTTAATATATTTTTCATATAAGCTTTTGAACCCTCAAGTTGAGCAGCTTTTTTAGAAGGACCAAAAATAGTTAAACCCTCTTTTTTAAATATATCAACAACACCATCTACAAGTGGAGCTTCTGGTCCAACAATCGTTAAATCAATACAATTTTCTTTTGCAAATTTTGCTAAATCATTATAATCTTTTATATTAATATTAGTTCCTAAATCAGAAGTTGCACCATTTCCTGGCATAAAATATAGTTTGTGTGAATTCTCTTTTTTAAGTGCTAGTGCTATAGAGTACTCTCTACCACCACTTCCAAGTATTAATATATTCATATTTTTCCCTTTATTATTTTTAAAACCCAAGTAGCCGATAACCATAAGGTGGCCCTAAAAGCCAAGTATATATACAAGAGAATACTTTAGGAGCGTAAACAAAAGAAACGCTACACACTGTATAACTACAAATTTGTATAAAATAAAATATTATCGGACCCGCAAGTAATGGAAATCCCGAACTACTTAGAATTGGAGATTTTATCTAAAAAAGATTAAAATAGTAATTAAATTTAAGCAATATTACTCAAAGCAAGTTTTACACACTCTTTAACATCAGTCGTTGAACTAATTTGATAATCTTTTATATATTCTGGCAGATACAAAGCTGTTGTTTTACCAATAACAATTGCTTTAAAACTACTATGCCATGAAAATTTCTTAAAAAAACACTCAACACTTGAAGGAGATGTAAAAATTATAGTTGAATTTTTTTCTAAATCAATTATTTTTAAATCATCATTACAAGTTGTTTCATAAACTACAACTTCATCTAAATCTATACTATTTTCTCTTAAAATTTCTGGAAGATTTGATACTGTTTTCAAAGCTTTTAAATATAATACTTTTTTGTTTTTTAAATGAGGAATTAACTCATTTGCAAAATCATTTCCATGACCACTTTCTCCAACAAATGCTATGTTTGCACCAAGTTTTAAAGCCTCTTTTGCTGTTTTTGATGCTATTAAATATGATGGGATTTTTTTCCAATCAATACAATTTTTTTCCAATGAAAATATCGCATTTTTTGAAGTAAAAACCAAAGCATCATATTTTGTAGTGTCAAGATTATAATTTAGACTTTTTACTTTAAAAACTTCTAAATTAACTACACCTTCAAAATTTTGATTATTTAAAAGATAGATTTTTGACATAACTATTTATCTTCCAAATACTCTTCATCACCAACTTTATCATTTTTTCCACGAGCTACAACATGAATTGGTGTTCCTTCAAAATTGAACTGCTCTCGTAAAAAGTTTATTAAATATCTTTTATAAGAGTAGTGTAAAAGATTTGGCTTATTCATAACAAGTGCAATTCTTGGTGGTCTTGAGTTAAATTGTGTAGCATAATAAATTCTTAATCTTGCTCCATTTGGACTTGGAAGCGCATGTCTTCTAATAGCCTCTTCTATAACTTTATTTAGTTTTGAAGTAGGAATTCTTTGTGTATAGTTATCAAAAATTTCAACAATTTTATCCTTTAATCTATCTATACTTCTTCCAGTTTTTGCAGAAACAGCTAAAATTGGAGCATAAGCTAAGAATCTAAATCTTCTTCTAATCTCCTCTTCCATTTTTTGAAATGTATCCATATTTTCATCCCATTTATTTAAAACAATAATTGTACCCAATCCGTACTCATCAACTAAACCAGCAATTTTTTCATCTAAATCAGCAAGTTCATTTGAGGCATCAAGAACAACTAAAGCAACATTTGCTTTCTCTAACATCTCTTTTGTTCTCATTAAAGCAAATTTCTCAATTCCTTCAATACTTCCTCTTCTTCTTAATCCAGCTGTATCTACAAAAGTAATTTTTTTGTCCTTATAAAAATATGTCTCATCAACTGGATCTATTGTAGTTCCTGCAATTGGTGATACAACAGATCTTTGTTCTCCAACAAGTGCATTTAAAATAGATGATTTTCCAACATTAACTTTTCCAATAATTGCAACATTTATAGAAGTGTCATCTTCTATTTTTTCATCTTCTATATCCTCAATTTCTCCTATAGAAAAATCTTCATCATCATCTTCATAAAACTCACCATGCTCTTCTTTTAGAGCTTCTAGTCTTCTTTCTTGCTCTTGTCTAGCAACTGTTTCTGGATTTTCAGGAAGTTTATCATAGATCCATTCATATAATTTCTTTGTTCCACGATTGTGAGAAACTGATATTCCAAATAGATTTTCATCTCCTATTCCAAATTCAAAAAACTCCCAAAGTCTCTCTAACTCTTTATCATTATCTATTTTATTTACAACTAATGCTAACTCTTTTCCTAATCTTAATAACTCATAAAAAAGCTCTTTATCTTTATCATCTGGAATATTTTTACCATCAACCATAAAAAGTATAATATCAGCCTCTTTGGCAGTTTTTATTGCTTGTTTTTTTACATTTAAAAAAATCTCATCATTTGTATCATCAATTCCACCTGTATCAAGAAGAATTGCACTTCTATCAATTATCTCTATCTCATTTTTTCTAATATCTCTTGTAGTACCTGCAACATCTGAAACAATTGCTATTCTTCTATTTGAAAGTCTATTGAAAAGTGATGATTTTCCAACATTTGGTTGCCCAATTAGTGCAACTTTTTTTAAGTCATTTTGCATATTTTTTTAAATCCTAAATTCAATTAAATTAAAAAAGGGTATTAGCTTTTTCTAATACCCTTTTAGTTTTTTTACTACTAAATCTTAGTATAAACCAAATTTTCCAGCAGCATTTGCTTTGTATAAAACTCTCATATTATCATCTTTATCATAAAAAACTTTAAATAAAGCAGTAGAGTTTTTCAAATCTTCCAAAGCCTCTTCTATATCAATTGGTTTATAAGAAGTTAATCTTTGAGGAATAATCTCATCTTCAAACCTCTCAAGCTCTTTTGCAACACCATCTTCAACTTCAACAGCTTCACTAAATTTAGTTGCTTTATGAGCAGTTATTTTGTCATTGTGTCTTCTTAAAACCTTTGATACTCTATCTGTTGCTATATCAATTGCAGTGTATAAATCTTTATCTTTTTGTTTAATAACAACTGTATCAATATTTGCAATATTTAAAGAGAATTCAAAAGTAAAACCTTTTGCTTTTTCATCTCCAACAATTGTAGAAGTAACCGAAATAATATCCAAGTTATATTTTTTAAATGTATCAATTGAACTATTGATATAATCTTTTATTGCGTCCGTAAGTTTTATATGTCTTCCTACTATACTTGTATTCATAATTACTCCTTAAAATAAAATCTCTTTATTCTAGCATAATTTTCTTTTATTCTTTGAGAAATTTTGATAGAATTTTTTACTTAATAGAAATAAAAGGCTTATTTATGGAAATATTAATGTTTATATCTTATTTTTTAATGTTTTTAATAGCTATTATTTTGAGTTTCGCAAGTATTAAATATTTTATTACAATGTGGAAATTTAAAAATAGAAAAAAAGATGGAAGTGAAGATGATAACTTTAAAATGTTTGATTAAATAAGATTATAAATAATCTTATTTAAAACTTATAGCAAGTTCAAAAACTCTTTTTCTAAACTATCTTTATCATTTTGCAATCTTTGTTTAACCATTTTAGAAAACTCATCAGGATAAATCTCAAGTTCGCTATTTTTTATTCCTTCCAAAACAGCCTCAACTATTGCCGAAGTTGAACTTTTTGGCATATCTTGCCCTTTTGTCATATTTGTATCAATTGGTCCTGGTAAAACTTCAAAAACTTTTATATTTTCTTTTTGTAACTCTGCTCTAAAAGCTTGAGTTATTGAGTGTAAAGCACTTTTTGAAGCACAATAAAGACCCATTATAGGAAGATTTATTAAAGCTAAAATTGATGTAATATTAACAATAGAGCCATTTTTATTTAATTTTTTAGATAATATTTGACAACTATTTAGTGTTCCAAACAGATTTACTTCAAAATCTATTTTACTATCATCAATAACTCTTTTTTGGCTATTTACTCCAGCATTATTAATTAAAAAATCAATATTTTCAATCTTTGAAGCGACTTTTTCAAGTTCATCTTTTTTTGTAATATCTAAAGCAAAAATCTCTATTTTTGGTGATAATTTTTTCAACTCTTCTAGCTTACTTAAATCTCTTGCTGTACAATAAATCTTTTTAACACGATTTTTTAAAAGCGATTCAATAAATGATTTAGCCAAACCACCATTTGCACCTGTTATAAATACTACTTTATTTTCAAAAAACATTTTATAATCCTTATTAATTATTTTAAAATGTAATTTTACAATAAAATCTCTCTATTTCCCCTTGCATCAACTTCACTTAAAACACCTGTTTTTTCAAGTTGTTCAATAATTGTTGCAGCTCTGTTGTATCCAATTTTTAATCTTCTTTGAAGATATGAGATAGATGTTTTTTTATCAGTAAATATAACCTCTTTTGCATCTTCATAAAGCTCATCTAACTCTATATCATCACTATTTATTCCTGATTTATTTGAACCAGTAAGAGAGCTAATATTTTTATCTTTTATAAAGTTCATATCATATTCAACTTCTCTTTGATTTTTTAAGAACTCTACAACTTTTTCAATTTCAGTTTCAGTACTCCAAGGAGCGTGTATTCTTACAAGTCCTGGCATTCCAGGTGGTGTAAACAACATATCTCCTCTTCCTAAAAGTGATTCAGCTCCCATTGAATCAAGAATAATTTTAGAATCTACTTTTTGCCCTACTTTATATGATAATCTACTTGGTAAATTTGCTTTTATAAGTCCAGTTACAACATCAACACTAGGTCTTTGAGTTGCTACAATTAAGTGAATTCCACTAGCTCTTGCCATTTGAGCAAGTCTTGCTATTGAGTATTCAACATCTTTTCCACTTGTCATCATTAAATCAGCTAACTCATCAATAACAACAACAATATATGGCATTGTAGGAAGACCTTCTTTTTGTGCTTTTTCATTGAAGTTTTCAATATTTTTTGTTTTTGTTTTAGCCATCAATGAATATCTTCTTTCCATCTCTGCTACCATATTTGCTAATGCATTTATTGCATCAACAGCTTTTGTAATAACTGGAGTTAAAAGATGAGGAATATCATTGTACATTGAAAACTCAAGCATTTTTGGATCAATCATTACAAGCCTTAGATTATCTGGTGAGTTTTTATATAAAAGTGACAATATCATAGAGTTTATTCCAACAGATTTTCCACTTCCAGTTGTTCCAGCAATTAGTAAGTGAGGAAGTTTTTTAAGATCTGTTACAAAAGGTTTTCCTACAATATCTTTTCCTAAAATCATAGTTAAAGGAGATTTAGAGTTTTGGAAAATTTCACTATCAAGCATCTCTTTTAAATAAATTGTTTGAGTATCTTCATTTGGAACCTCAATTCCAACAACATCTTTTCCTGGAATTGGAGCTTGAATTCTGATTGTTTGAGCTTTTAAAGCCATTGCTAAATCATCTTGAAGACTTAATATTTTTGATACTTTTACATTTGGAGCTGGCTTAAACTCAAAAGTTGTAACAACAGGTCCTGTATAAGTTCTTACAACATCCCCATCTATTTTAAACATAGCAAGTTTATCAAGTAAATCAGCAATTTTTTTATCAATAAAAGCTTCATTTACTTTTGTTTTATTCTCTTTTGGAGCATCTTGAAAAAAGTTTGTTGGTGGAAGTATAAAATCTTTTGGTTTTTCAGTTTTTCCAAACTCAAGCTCTGAAAGAAGTTTTGCATTCTCTTCAAGCTCATCAATAATCAAACTGCTAGTATTAGCACCTTTGTTTTTAACCTCAATTTCATTATCAAGTTCGATAAGATCTGCATCTAAAACATCTTCATCTTTTATTGATTTATTATCGTTTTTCAACTCTTTATTTACTTCTTGAACAATTGGTAGATTCTTTTGATTATCAATAGTTTTAGTTCTATTTTTTGTTATTGTAAATTTTTTCTCATTTTGATTTTTTAATTTTATTCTAGCTCTAAATTTTTTAATATCATCAAAATTTAAATCCATTGTTTCAAAAATAATTAATAAAGATATTACAAATCCAACAATAACAAATAGATATAGACCAGCTTTTCCAATAAATGGAGTTAATGTATCTACAAAAATATTTCCAAGTTCTCCCCTATTGTAAGGATTTTCCACAATAAGTGCTTGAAAAATCAATGCTATAAATAAAAATATAAAAAGTGATAATAGATTTAAATATAAATCTTTTTTATCCAACTCTTTTTTAAAGTTTATTAAATATAAAGGATAAAGTAAAAATAGTAAATAAACATATGATAAATATGAGAAATATTTAAAAGAGAAGTTTGCAAACATACTTCCAATATTTCCAACGCTATCCTTTGAGCTTACAATAGTAGTAAACTCAAAATATAAAATAATAGTTAAAAAAATGAGAGAGATGACTTTTTTAGCTATAACAGATCCTTTTATTTAAGTAAATTAGATATTTTTCCTTGAAGTTTAAGCCAATTTCTATGCTCAATCAAAGGAAAACCTGCCCAAGTTTTTTTAGGTTCTTTAATAGTTTTTGTAACTCCACCACGAGCTGCAATTGTTGAGAAAGCTGCAATTTCAAGATGTCCAGCAGCTCCACTTTGAGCACCCATCACAACATAAGGTTGCAAAGTTGTAGAACCAGCAATTCCAACTTGAGTTACCAAAACAGAACCTTTTCCTATTTTACAATTATGTGCGATATGAACTAAATTATCAATTCTTACACCATCTTCAATAATAGTAGATTTAAATACAGCTCTATCAATAGTACAATTTGCACCTATTTCAACATCAGATCCAATTATTACATTACCATTTTGATAGATTTTTATATATTTTCCATCTTTTGTATTTGCAAATCCAAATCCATCACTTCCAATAACAGTTCCAGAGTGAATTATACAATCACTTCCAATTTTACAATCTCTATAAACTGTTACATTTGGATAAATTATTGTGTTATTACCAATTTGAACATTATCACCAATAAAACTTCCTGCCATAATTGTACAGTTACTTCCAATAATACTATTTCTACCAATAAAAACATTTGGCATAATAATTGTATCTTTACCAATAATTGGCTCTTTACCTTCAGTTTCAAAAAGTTTTGGTGCAAAAAGCTTACTAGCTTTTGCCAAATTCAAATATGGTTCATCACAAACTAATGCAACTACACCTTTTGGAACTTCATTTAATAGCTCTTTATTTACAAAAACAGCTCCTGCTTTAGTAGATTTTAATTTCTCAACATATTTGGGATTTTCTAAAAATGATAACTCATTAATATTTGCATCTTCTAAACTATTTAAAGCTGTAATTTCAATATCCGTATCACAATCTAATTGTAAATAATT
Protein-coding regions in this window:
- a CDS encoding RDD family protein encodes the protein MQNSENLQLASMRSRAFAFVIDDLIVTLLISLVYWDSIVAAGNNTEALISLLSTLVLPLLVLKIIYHTFFIWYYGQTLGKRLAKVRVIDANHWGRVTFFQSFLRSVGRVISELFYYIGFAIAFFNDGRKTFHDFTGKTLVVDA
- a CDS encoding phosphoribosyltransferase family protein gives rise to the protein MSKDKIFFKDRKEAAKQLLEVLPLDSMRLEEWIVISSSYGGYEIAKIVAEALNAKYEIMFNEKIYAPNNDECEIAVVTELEEVLIHEELVKSFDINLDLIYLYSKEIFENKIRPNIFKFRAGERLQKLHGKNVLIVDEDVNVGLVMMACIKTIINQKVKSISVATPILSTTSIKAIDAITDDLYYVKNLDHYIEGNFYYENLNSLTIEDIEKIKNEG
- the purD gene encoding phosphoribosylamine--glycine ligase yields the protein MNILILGSGGREYSIALALKKENSHKLYFMPGNGATSDLGTNINIKDYNDLAKFAKENCIDLTIVGPEAPLVDGVVDIFKKEGLTIFGPSKKAAQLEGSKAYMKNILKKYNIPTAAFIETSNKKDAYDFIDNMKNLPIVVKADGLCGGKGVIIAQSKEEAKNTVDDMLNGSSFGEAGETVIVEEFLDGYELSVFAICDGENYKVLPAAQDHKRVGDGDTGPNTGGMGAYAPTPLVNDDIYKKIEERVIKPTLKGMQEENAPFEGVLFIGIMVVKGEPIVLEYNVRFGDPECEILMPLIESKVSELFYYGATKQLDKLDIKFKNKFAVGVVMASANYPYSSSAPSIISLSNIVDKELLENSHISFAGVEKKDGNLIATGGRVAVCVAIGDSIKEARDRAYLLSSEISFDGKKFRSDIAYQALK
- a CDS encoding polyribonucleotide nucleotidyltransferase; the protein is MAIVCELELNRQKEIFEFEKVAKQANGSALVKVGNCVVLATVASEFDNPVSEDFTPLTVQYIEKTYAAAKLPGGFIKREGKPSDFETLTSRVIDRSLRPLFPKGFVYPTTITVMVLSSDKDVDLQAISLNAANAALYTSNLPIKKSVCGVRVGKIDENLIINPTKEDLEKSTLDLFIAGSKEELLMIEMKTISSLNDSKHLTNEMEESVLVDAIAFAQEALKKANISYETNFEKACKQKANVELIEFSIAKEIIDYVRDNFSNDIKMAIKKLAKSERAVELKELAKEISKNDYCLKNELEFSTIYEAVNIVKREIVRQMIVNEKVRADGRGLKDVRPISIETNILPSAHSSCLFTRGETQALVIGTLAGAKDGQMYEVLADRSTSMENFMVHYNFPGFSVGEAKPIFGVGRRELGHGNLAKKALEATINPNFKDTVRLVSEILESNGSSSMATVCGGSIALKAAKVPISNLVAGVAMGMVVEGDKYSILTDIMGLEDHDGDMDFKVAGTVNGITALQMDIKLGGIELSVLKEALLQAKEGRVHILNIMEEASKNITDSLALPKSEEFNIDSSKMMIVIGKGGSTIKEIIEKYSVNVDLDRDNGIVKLSGEDSSKIAEATEFIKDLVNNSNSFKQTNKIDFEKIYNVDEIVHGKVERLVDFGAFILLEKGGEGLLHISKISKQRVEKASDVLTLGQEIDVKVLKIQKDRIELSLN
- a CDS encoding uroporphyrinogen-III synthase produces the protein MSKIYLLNNQNFEGVVNLEVFKVKSLNYNLDTTKYDALVFTSKNAIFSLEKNCIDWKKIPSYLIASKTAKEALKLGANIAFVGESGHGNDFANELIPHLKNKKVLYLKALKTVSNLPEILRENSIDLDEVVVYETTCNDDLKIIDLEKNSTIIFTSPSSVECFFKKFSWHSSFKAIVIGKTTALYLPEYIKDYQISSTTDVKECVKLALSNIA
- a CDS encoding LPS-assembly protein LptD, which translates into the protein MLKNLFLIIFLLFNFSYGNEKKEKLQLVAKNIEAKDNTIIASNSVIAYSPSYYISADKLIYDRDKESLELFGNVLIIKDNKIQTQSNYAYLDMKNDTALQEPIFLLDESTNIWVNAKELTKEKEKLELIDSIISSCDCFDPAWSIKATSSNYDTKEMWINTFNTRLYIKDVPVFYLPYFGFPTDTTRRTGLLFPTIGYAKKEGLLYSQPIFIAPASNYDFELSPQVRTQRGYGVYGTYRYANTLNSMLRIKMGYFKESDSYVKDRELQSNQHYGANLDYEQKYILTDENSVYQDGTYASLNYLNDIEHIELEKISGSVSTDRNVESKLNYYFNTPNYYAGTYLKYYIDTQANSNDATMQELPQVQLHSYNKALFTNNLIYSADLKYQNFTRQKGLESQVYNLNIPIGYTRNILNDYIYIGVDNKTLFTSYRYNNSNINYEDGTLIQNLTTFKVGTDLIKPYKNYIHSMNLSFNYEIPDNLHKDGDLYNVTVKEENDLAKFEELKTFPTIQNKKRAILRLNQSIYAKNSHKQIINHQLSQSIYYDKSDNAKLQDLENYLRINFKNTTFSGKVVYNAEDKKIVETSLDGTFDFENFSVTSGYYSSVKTNNEFFSRDDLESFRLDAKYNFNKYYSMRYYENYDLQEKIRNRQGVGFSINESCWSLDLRYEREIIPTSSSSYRSREQDIVYATLVLKPIGGISQNYKVYDSEQR